In Streptomyces sp. NBC_01707, a genomic segment contains:
- a CDS encoding ABC transporter permease subunit, translating to MTTPPTPQAPYQQQAQQYPQQPPAPQQNWQGAPAGLYASPIPQRRATLGDALASEWTKIRSVRSTMWTLGIMIVLLLGIGLLSAIAVNASGSELGNTPVLSLGFFGVLLGSICVITLGVMTIASEYGTGMIRTTLTACPSRGRVLTAKAIVFFLLTFVITTVTTALVAVLQTAMLGGVEPTGGDWLRATVGVGLYIATLGLLSLAVGALIRHSAGAITIMIAVVLLPLVLAMFMFAESLADVQQALFEYSIPSQLGAFYDASVASSGPSGWEPLWIMLGVTAVAMIGAHVSLDRRDV from the coding sequence ATGACAACGCCGCCGACCCCGCAGGCGCCGTACCAGCAGCAGGCGCAGCAGTATCCGCAGCAGCCCCCGGCCCCGCAGCAGAACTGGCAGGGGGCACCAGCCGGCCTCTACGCCTCACCGATCCCGCAGCGGCGTGCCACCCTCGGTGACGCGCTCGCCTCCGAATGGACCAAGATCCGTTCCGTGCGCTCCACGATGTGGACGCTCGGCATCATGATCGTGCTGCTGCTCGGCATCGGACTGCTCTCGGCGATCGCCGTCAACGCGTCCGGTTCCGAGCTCGGCAACACCCCCGTACTCAGCCTCGGCTTCTTCGGGGTGCTCCTCGGTTCGATCTGCGTGATCACGCTCGGCGTGATGACCATCGCCTCCGAGTACGGCACGGGCATGATCCGTACGACGCTGACGGCCTGCCCCAGCCGCGGCCGGGTGCTGACCGCGAAGGCAATCGTCTTCTTCCTGCTCACCTTCGTCATCACGACCGTGACGACCGCGCTCGTCGCGGTGCTGCAGACGGCCATGCTGGGCGGTGTGGAGCCGACCGGCGGCGACTGGCTGCGCGCCACGGTCGGCGTCGGCCTCTACATCGCGACGCTGGGGCTGCTGTCGCTCGCGGTGGGCGCCCTCATCCGGCACTCCGCCGGCGCGATCACGATCATGATCGCCGTCGTCCTGCTGCCGCTCGTGCTGGCCATGTTCATGTTCGCGGAGTCGCTCGCCGACGTGCAGCAGGCACTCTTCGAGTACTCGATCCCCAGCCAGCTCGGCGCGTTCTACGACGCGTCCGTCGCGTCGTCGGGGCCGTCCGGCTGGGAGCCGCTCTGGATCATGCTCGGTGTCACGGCCGTGGCCATGATCGGCGCCCATGTCTCGCTGGACCGGCGCGACGTCTGA
- a CDS encoding ATP-binding cassette domain-containing protein: MIELDGLTKRFGNKVAVDHLSCQVRPGVVTGFLGPNGAGKSTTMRMMLDLDNPTSGSVRIDGKHYRELSEPLKHIGALLDAKSMHGGRSAYNNLLCLAQSNRIPESRVPEVLDTVGLSAVAKKKSKSFSLGMGQRLGIAAALLGDPEILMFDEPVNGLDPEGIHWIRNLMKTLAAEGRTIFVSSHLMSEMALTAEHLIVIGQGRLLADTSMADFIHQNSRSYVRMRSPQQERLRDVLHEAGIIAVESGSGVLEIDGATSEQLGDLAAQHQIVLHELSSQRASLEEAFMQMTADSVEYHAHADHAGPPPALAGPQWGEQWNLQSGTPGPGKGA; the protein is encoded by the coding sequence ATGATCGAGCTGGACGGTCTCACCAAGCGCTTCGGTAACAAGGTTGCCGTCGACCACCTCTCATGCCAGGTCAGGCCTGGAGTGGTGACGGGTTTTCTGGGCCCGAACGGGGCGGGCAAGTCCACCACCATGCGGATGATGCTCGATCTCGACAACCCCACGAGCGGATCGGTGCGGATCGACGGCAAGCACTACCGCGAGCTGTCGGAACCCCTGAAGCACATCGGCGCGCTGCTCGACGCCAAGTCGATGCACGGCGGCCGCAGCGCGTACAACAATCTGCTCTGTCTCGCACAGAGCAATCGCATCCCGGAGAGCCGCGTCCCGGAAGTTCTCGACACCGTCGGCCTGAGCGCGGTGGCGAAGAAGAAGTCCAAGTCGTTCTCTCTCGGTATGGGGCAGCGGCTCGGAATCGCGGCCGCGCTGCTCGGTGATCCCGAGATCCTGATGTTCGACGAACCCGTCAATGGTCTGGACCCCGAGGGAATTCACTGGATTCGCAATCTGATGAAGACACTCGCGGCGGAAGGCCGGACGATCTTCGTCTCCTCGCATCTGATGAGCGAAATGGCTCTCACCGCGGAACACTTGATCGTTATCGGTCAGGGCCGACTGCTCGCCGACACCTCGATGGCCGACTTCATCCACCAGAACTCGCGCAGCTACGTACGGATGCGCTCCCCGCAGCAGGAACGGCTGCGCGACGTGCTGCACGAGGCGGGCATCATCGCGGTCGAATCGGGGAGCGGCGTACTGGAGATCGACGGCGCCACGAGCGAACAGCTCGGCGACCTGGCCGCGCAGCACCAGATCGTGCTGCATGAGCTGAGCTCCCAGCGGGCCTCGCTGGAAGAAGCGTTCATGCAGATGACGGCGGACTCCGTGGAGTACCACGCCCACGCCGACCACGCCGGGCCGCCACCGGCGCTCGCGGGCCCGCAGTGGGGCGAGCAGTGGAACCTGCAGTCCGGCACCCCCGGCCCCGGAAAGGGGGCGTGA
- a CDS encoding ABC transporter permease subunit produces MASVPAVLNSEWTKIRTVSSTTWTLIAAFVVTVAMSAALCALMNAQFDDLPAPERATFDPTFLSFSGMILGQLAMVVFGVLVVGTEYSSGMIRTSLAAVPQRGSFLFSKIAVAGVLALVVGLATSFVTFFLGQALLGDHRTDIGADNVLRAVFGGGIYMGLIAIFSMGVATMLRSSMLALGILMPFFFLVTQILSAVPGAKDVARYFPDRAGSKIMQVVPDAMRSDPAPYGPWGGLGILVAWVVAALIGGYLVLKKRDA; encoded by the coding sequence ATGGCATCGGTACCCGCGGTCCTGAACTCCGAGTGGACCAAGATCCGTACGGTCTCCTCGACCACCTGGACCCTGATCGCCGCGTTCGTCGTCACCGTGGCGATGAGCGCGGCACTCTGCGCACTGATGAACGCCCAGTTCGACGACCTCCCCGCGCCGGAGAGGGCCACCTTCGACCCGACCTTCCTCAGCTTCTCCGGCATGATCCTCGGTCAGCTGGCGATGGTCGTGTTCGGTGTCCTGGTGGTCGGTACGGAGTACAGCTCCGGCATGATCCGTACCTCGCTGGCCGCCGTACCGCAGCGCGGTTCGTTCCTCTTCAGCAAGATCGCGGTCGCCGGTGTCCTCGCCCTGGTGGTCGGCCTCGCCACCAGCTTCGTCACCTTCTTCCTCGGCCAGGCCCTACTCGGCGACCACCGGACGGACATCGGTGCGGACAACGTCCTGCGCGCGGTCTTCGGCGGTGGCATCTACATGGGCCTGATCGCGATCTTCTCCATGGGCGTGGCCACGATGCTGCGCAGCTCGATGCTGGCGCTGGGCATCCTGATGCCGTTCTTCTTCCTGGTCACCCAGATCCTGTCGGCGGTCCCGGGCGCCAAGGACGTGGCCCGCTACTTCCCCGACCGGGCCGGCTCCAAGATCATGCAGGTGGTCCCGGACGCCATGCGCAGCGACCCGGCCCCGTACGGACCGTGGGGTGGGCTCGGCATCCTGGTGGCGTGGGTGGTGGCCGCGCTGATCGGCGGCTATCTCGTACTCAAGAAGCGCGACGCGTGA
- a CDS encoding ABC transporter ATP-binding protein yields the protein MIEAVGLTKRYGAKTAVYNLSFQVRPGAVTGFLGPNGSGKSTTMRMMLGLDRPTAGHVTIGGHAFRSLPNAPRQVGALLDAKAVHGGRSARNHLLSLAQLAGIPAARVDEVLGVVGLQDVARKRSKGFSLGMGQRLGIAAALLGDPQVLLFDEPVNGLDPEGILWVRNLMKMLASEGRTVFVSSHLMSEMALTADHLIVIGRGQLLADMSVKDFISANSADFARVRVPDAQPELREKLTASLTESGGRVMSEPDGALRVTGLQLSRISDLAHESDVRLWELSPHQASLEEAYMRMTQGAVDYRSTADQRAGLQQPVMGGGYAQPPVQDVPQQGWYAPPPPGQNPYTAPPVAPPAVPAPAAAAPAVPAAGSADPTQRDTSEDAR from the coding sequence ATGATCGAGGCAGTCGGCCTGACCAAGCGCTACGGCGCGAAGACGGCCGTGTACAACCTTTCCTTCCAGGTGCGGCCGGGTGCCGTCACCGGATTCCTCGGTCCCAACGGGTCGGGCAAGTCCACCACCATGCGCATGATGCTCGGCCTGGACCGTCCGACAGCGGGCCATGTGACGATCGGTGGTCACGCCTTCCGCAGCCTGCCGAACGCCCCGCGCCAGGTGGGTGCGCTGCTGGACGCCAAGGCGGTGCACGGTGGCCGCAGCGCCCGCAATCACCTGCTCTCGCTCGCCCAGCTCGCCGGCATTCCGGCTGCCCGGGTCGACGAGGTGCTCGGCGTCGTGGGTCTGCAGGACGTCGCCAGGAAGCGCTCCAAGGGGTTCTCGCTGGGTATGGGGCAGCGGCTCGGGATCGCGGCCGCACTGCTCGGCGACCCGCAGGTCCTGCTCTTCGACGAGCCGGTCAACGGTCTCGACCCCGAGGGCATCCTCTGGGTCCGCAACCTGATGAAGATGCTCGCCTCCGAAGGGCGCACGGTCTTCGTCTCCAGCCACCTGATGAGCGAGATGGCGCTCACCGCCGACCACCTGATCGTGATCGGCCGCGGGCAGCTGCTCGCCGACATGAGCGTCAAGGACTTCATCTCCGCCAACTCGGCCGATTTCGCCCGGGTGCGGGTCCCGGACGCGCAGCCGGAGCTGCGGGAGAAGCTGACCGCGTCGCTCACCGAGTCGGGTGGCCGGGTCATGTCGGAGCCGGACGGGGCGCTGCGCGTCACCGGTCTGCAGCTTTCGCGGATCAGCGATCTCGCGCACGAGTCGGACGTCCGGCTGTGGGAGCTCTCGCCGCACCAGGCCTCGCTGGAGGAGGCGTACATGCGAATGACGCAGGGCGCCGTGGACTACCGCTCGACGGCGGACCAGCGGGCCGGACTGCAGCAGCCCGTGATGGGCGGCGGGTACGCACAGCCGCCCGTCCAGGACGTGCCGCAGCAAGGCTGGTACGCCCCGCCGCCGCCCGGACAGAACCCGTACACCGCGCCCCCCGTGGCCCCCCCGGCCGTGCCCGCCCCGGCGGCAGCCGCCCCGGCCGTGCCCGCCGCCGGCTCCGCAGACCCGACCCAGCGCGACACCAGCGAGGACGCCCGATGA
- a CDS encoding LLM class flavin-dependent oxidoreductase codes for MRVGTFVLAAQFPGQGPGEALHRAIRSTEVAEESGLDSVWLAEHHFVPYGVCPSAVTLAALLLGRTRRIRVGTAVSVLPSQHPVALGEQAALLHLTSGGRFSLGVGRGGPWVDLEVFGGGLKAYEKDFPESLELLLDWLSKPRVAGRGERFGFREVAVVPRADELLDEHREDTAQRPGGPEVIVACTSPKSVKLAAENGLPMLLGMHCGDEEKAEMVALWRSTALAAGRSPESVRDAGHVSAGVAQIADRREEAVETLVKAMPGWLRQGLDAHVTVDGRHRVMRDPVAYTELLCGLHPVGPPRLAADRLAATAERTGITRFALLAEGSGDLAATEENVARLGTEVLPLLT; via the coding sequence ATGCGCGTGGGAACGTTTGTACTGGCAGCCCAGTTTCCGGGCCAGGGGCCGGGTGAAGCGCTGCATCGCGCGATCCGGTCCACCGAGGTCGCGGAGGAATCCGGACTCGATTCGGTCTGGCTGGCCGAGCATCATTTCGTGCCGTACGGGGTCTGCCCGTCCGCCGTCACCCTGGCCGCGCTGCTGCTCGGCCGCACCCGCAGAATCCGGGTCGGCACGGCGGTGAGCGTGCTGCCGTCCCAGCATCCGGTGGCACTGGGAGAGCAGGCCGCGCTGCTCCATCTCACCAGCGGCGGCAGGTTCTCCCTCGGCGTGGGACGGGGCGGCCCCTGGGTGGATCTGGAGGTGTTCGGAGGGGGTCTGAAGGCGTACGAGAAGGACTTCCCCGAGTCGCTGGAGCTGCTGCTCGACTGGCTGAGCAAACCGCGTGTGGCGGGCCGTGGGGAGCGATTCGGCTTCCGCGAGGTCGCGGTGGTCCCCCGCGCCGACGAACTGCTCGACGAGCACCGCGAGGACACCGCGCAGAGGCCGGGCGGCCCCGAGGTGATCGTCGCGTGCACCTCGCCGAAGAGCGTGAAACTCGCCGCGGAGAACGGCCTGCCGATGCTCCTCGGCATGCACTGCGGGGACGAGGAGAAAGCCGAGATGGTCGCTCTGTGGCGCTCCACCGCCCTCGCCGCCGGCCGTTCGCCGGAGAGCGTCCGGGACGCGGGCCATGTGTCCGCGGGCGTCGCCCAGATCGCGGACCGGCGCGAGGAGGCCGTGGAGACACTCGTGAAGGCGATGCCGGGCTGGCTGCGGCAGGGGCTCGACGCCCATGTGACGGTCGACGGCAGGCACCGGGTGATGCGCGATCCGGTCGCGTACACGGAGTTGCTGTGCGGTCTTCATCCGGTGGGCCCGCCCCGGCTCGCGGCCGACCGGCTCGCCGCCACCGCCGAGCGGACGGGCATCACCAGGTTCGCGCTCCTGGCGGAGGGTTCGGGGGATCTCGCGGCCACGGAGGAGAACGTAGCGCGGCTGGGCACCGAGGTACTGCCACTCCTGACATGA
- a CDS encoding cellulose-binding protein, which translates to MSDPSSPFGFELVRRGYDRGQVDDRITKLVADRDRALTRITSLEKRIEELHLETQNAQAQVNDAEPSYAGLGARVEKILRLAEEEAKDLREEARRAAEQHRELAESAAQQVRNDAESFAAERKAKAEDEGVRIVEKAKGEAGSLRTEAQKDAAQKREEADALFEETRAKAAQAAADFETNLAKRRDQSERDLASRQAKAEKRLAEIEHRAEQLRLEAEKLRTDAERRARQTVETAQRQAEDIVADANAKADRIRSESERELAALTNRRDSINAQLTNVREMLATLTGAAVAAAGSPVDDEPVTRGVPAQQTR; encoded by the coding sequence ATGAGTGACCCTTCCTCCCCCTTCGGCTTCGAGCTCGTGCGGCGTGGTTACGACCGCGGTCAGGTGGATGACCGCATTACCAAGCTCGTCGCCGACCGTGATAGGGCTCTGACCCGCATCACGTCTCTGGAAAAGCGCATCGAGGAACTGCACCTCGAAACGCAGAACGCCCAGGCCCAGGTGAACGACGCGGAGCCGTCGTACGCCGGTCTCGGTGCGCGCGTGGAGAAGATCCTCCGCCTCGCCGAGGAGGAGGCGAAGGACCTGCGCGAGGAGGCCCGTCGCGCCGCCGAGCAGCACCGCGAGCTCGCCGAGTCGGCCGCCCAGCAGGTGCGCAACGACGCCGAGTCGTTCGCCGCCGAGCGCAAGGCGAAGGCCGAGGACGAGGGCGTACGCATCGTCGAGAAGGCCAAGGGTGAGGCCGGCTCGCTGCGCACCGAGGCCCAGAAGGACGCGGCGCAGAAGCGCGAGGAGGCGGACGCCCTCTTCGAGGAGACCCGCGCCAAGGCCGCCCAGGCCGCCGCGGACTTCGAGACCAACCTGGCCAAGCGCCGCGACCAGTCGGAACGCGACCTCGCGTCCCGTCAGGCCAAGGCCGAGAAGCGCCTCGCCGAGATCGAGCACCGCGCCGAGCAGCTCCGCCTGGAGGCCGAGAAGCTCCGTACGGACGCCGAGCGCCGGGCCCGCCAGACGGTGGAGACCGCACAGCGCCAGGCCGAGGACATCGTGGCCGACGCGAACGCGAAGGCCGACCGGATCCGCAGCGAATCGGAGCGCGAGCTGGCGGCGCTCACCAACCGCCGCGACTCGATCAACGCGCAGCTGACCAACGTCCGCGAGATGCTGGCGACGCTGACCGGTGCCGCGGTGGCCGCCGCCGGTTCGCCGGTGGACGACGAGCCCGTCACCCGTGGGGTCCCGGCTCAGCAGACCCGCTGA
- the nucS gene encoding endonuclease NucS, giving the protein MRLVIARCSVDYAGRLTAHLPSAPRLILVKADGSVSIHADDRAYKPLNWMSPPCTLKEGADDTEGVWTVVNKAGEKLIITMEEILHDSSHELGVDPGLIKDGVEAHLQELLADRIEILGEGYTLIRREYPTAIGPVDILCRDADGRTVAVELKRRGDIDGVEQLTRYLELLNRDPHLAPVKGVFAAQEIKPQARVLATDRGIGCVVLDYDAMRGIEDDKLRLF; this is encoded by the coding sequence ATGCGTCTCGTCATCGCCCGCTGCTCCGTGGACTACGCGGGCCGGCTCACGGCCCACCTGCCCTCCGCTCCCCGTCTCATCCTGGTCAAGGCGGACGGGAGCGTCTCGATCCACGCCGACGACAGGGCGTACAAACCCCTCAACTGGATGTCACCGCCCTGCACACTGAAGGAGGGCGCCGACGACACCGAAGGCGTCTGGACCGTGGTGAACAAAGCGGGCGAGAAATTGATCATCACGATGGAGGAGATCCTCCACGACTCGTCGCACGAGCTGGGCGTCGATCCCGGCCTCATCAAGGACGGCGTGGAAGCGCACCTGCAGGAGCTGCTCGCCGACCGGATCGAAATCCTCGGCGAGGGCTACACCCTGATCCGCCGCGAGTACCCCACTGCCATCGGTCCGGTCGACATCCTGTGCCGCGACGCCGATGGGAGGACAGTCGCCGTCGAGCTCAAGCGCCGCGGTGACATCGACGGTGTGGAGCAGCTGACCCGCTACCTGGAACTGCTCAACCGCGATCCCCATCTCGCCCCGGTGAAGGGCGTCTTCGCGGCGCAGGAGATCAAGCCGCAGGCCCGGGTGCTGGCGACGGACCGGGGAATCGGTTGCGTGGTCCTCGACTACG
- a CDS encoding SCO5389 family protein yields the protein MSLDVSPALLEQAERGEVDEADFVDCVRTSLPFAWEMISSLVAQLKVDGGEFADNQTPPPDEQARGQLLRALASDAIRGALQRHFGVRLAFQNCHRVAVFPLDASVDERLARFTSVRGQLLNQSPELRDC from the coding sequence ATGTCGCTCGACGTCTCACCGGCGCTGTTGGAACAGGCCGAGCGAGGCGAGGTCGACGAAGCCGACTTCGTCGACTGCGTCCGGACCTCCCTGCCCTTCGCATGGGAGATGATCAGCTCTCTGGTGGCCCAGCTGAAGGTCGACGGCGGAGAGTTCGCCGACAACCAGACGCCGCCGCCGGACGAGCAGGCACGTGGTCAGCTGTTGCGTGCGCTCGCGAGTGATGCGATACGCGGTGCGCTGCAGCGGCACTTCGGAGTGCGCCTGGCATTCCAGAACTGCCACCGCGTCGCGGTGTTCCCGCTGGACGCCTCGGTCGACGAGCGGTTGGCCCGATTCACCTCGGTGAGAGGTCAGTTGCTCAACCAGTCGCCCGAACTACGGGACTGCTGA